The following coding sequences lie in one Novipirellula aureliae genomic window:
- the pseG gene encoding UDP-2,4-diacetamido-2,4,6-trideoxy-beta-L-altropyranose hydrolase, whose translation MRLLIRADASATIGAGHVMRCLALAQAWQDAGGDVTFVSATLSESLGKRIESEGFELVRTQTIAGSPDDSLQLQKLAKDLDVTAIVIDGYLFGVAYHAALTKLGRTTLAIDDDGHLAEYCTDFVLNQNLGATSSLYADVSPNTRLLLGTRFALLRREFRSFEPRQKEQHNHNRILVTLGAADPDNVLETVVNGLRQLSDRSLRFRVLTGTLNDRHDSLVSLVSGDARFEFIGHVEQMSEMYAWADFAIAAGGSTNWEMCRYGLPRILIVLADNQIGVVQELSHQGIAVNLGSTSDVLPGSVSDAVRRLIEDHEFLDRARKNSEFLVDGQGATRVVDELRRVNRERNEIDGAKSLLLREATLNDWKLLLEWRNDIETREASLNQHSISESEHKAWLNKYLSDPENHLWIAEVNGEPVGTVRLDQGEPRELSWTVAPDARGQGIGRSMVQTVLLTMRSAVHAIARTNNIASCRIARSVGFHVTRSDDEWTEFFYVPKANKND comes from the coding sequence ATGAGATTGCTAATCCGAGCAGACGCTTCCGCAACCATTGGTGCGGGGCATGTTATGCGCTGTTTAGCGCTCGCCCAGGCTTGGCAAGATGCCGGTGGAGACGTGACGTTTGTGTCGGCAACCCTTTCTGAGTCACTCGGGAAACGAATCGAGAGCGAGGGATTTGAGCTGGTTCGAACTCAGACAATTGCTGGCTCTCCCGACGACTCTCTGCAATTACAGAAGCTTGCCAAAGACCTTGACGTCACCGCGATTGTCATCGATGGCTATCTGTTTGGTGTCGCCTACCATGCCGCCCTGACAAAGCTTGGCCGAACAACGCTTGCAATCGATGATGATGGACACCTTGCCGAGTATTGTACGGACTTCGTGCTGAACCAAAATCTGGGGGCGACGAGCTCGCTTTACGCCGACGTGTCACCCAACACGCGATTGTTGCTTGGAACCCGTTTTGCACTGTTAAGACGTGAGTTTCGCTCCTTCGAGCCTCGTCAAAAGGAGCAACACAACCACAACCGCATTCTTGTGACGCTCGGTGCGGCGGATCCTGACAACGTGCTTGAGACCGTCGTAAATGGATTGAGGCAGTTGTCAGATAGATCGCTCCGATTTCGCGTGCTGACAGGGACCCTAAACGATCGACATGATTCACTCGTCTCACTGGTTTCAGGTGATGCTCGGTTCGAGTTCATCGGTCATGTGGAACAAATGTCTGAAATGTACGCATGGGCGGATTTCGCAATCGCTGCGGGCGGAAGCACCAATTGGGAAATGTGTCGCTATGGGTTGCCGCGAATATTGATCGTGCTTGCCGATAACCAAATAGGTGTGGTTCAAGAACTGTCTCATCAAGGGATCGCGGTGAATCTGGGGTCCACATCGGACGTCCTTCCTGGTAGCGTTAGCGATGCAGTCAGAAGGTTGATCGAAGACCACGAATTTCTTGATCGGGCTAGGAAAAACTCAGAGTTTCTCGTCGATGGACAAGGGGCGACGAGAGTTGTTGATGAACTTCGCCGTGTGAACAGGGAACGAAACGAAATCGACGGTGCAAAGAGTCTCCTGCTTCGTGAGGCGACGCTGAACGATTGGAAACTTCTTTTGGAATGGCGCAATGATATTGAGACTCGGGAGGCGAGTCTGAATCAACACTCGATTTCCGAGTCCGAACACAAAGCGTGGCTCAACAAGTATCTATCGGATCCTGAGAATCACTTATGGATCGCGGAAGTCAATGGTGAACCCGTCGGAACCGTCCGTCTAGACCAAGGTGAGCCAAGAGAATTATCGTGGACCGTGGCCCCCGACGCGAGAGGACAAGGAATTGGTCGTTCGATGGTACAAACCGTACTGCTTACGATGCGTTCTGCCGTTCATGCAATTGCTCGTACGAACAATATTGCATCCTGTCGAATTGCGAGATCGGTTGGGTTCCATGTGACTCGTTCCGATGACGAATGGACGGAGTTCTTTTACGTACCAAAGGCCAACAAGAATGACTAG
- the pseI gene encoding pseudaminic acid synthase has protein sequence MTSDCVKHWFQGTRTYLIAELSANHGGSLDHAMESIRAMKDSGADAVKLQTYTADTLTIDCDRDDFKVGTGSLWEGRTLYDLYQEAHTPWEWHEPLFQLANDLGMDCFSTPFDKTSVDFLETLNPPAYKIASFELVDLPLIEYVASKGRPVIMSTGMGSLAEIHDAVEIVKKAGVPLALLKCTSAYPALPESMNLQTIPHLADAFGVPAGLSDHTLGIAVPVAAVALGACIIEKHFTLSREAPGPDSAFSLEPHEFKAMVDAVRVTEQALGTVNYELTEKEQASKVFRRSLYVVKDIAKGDMFTEKNVRSIRPGYGLPPKRLSEVVGRTARQDIAAGTALQLELLS, from the coding sequence ATGACTAGCGATTGTGTAAAGCATTGGTTTCAAGGAACAAGAACCTATCTCATCGCTGAGCTTTCCGCGAACCACGGTGGTAGTCTGGATCATGCGATGGAATCGATTCGTGCAATGAAAGATTCTGGAGCCGACGCTGTCAAGCTTCAAACCTACACCGCCGACACCCTTACGATCGATTGTGATCGCGACGATTTCAAGGTCGGAACAGGATCGCTTTGGGAGGGACGAACACTTTATGATCTCTACCAAGAAGCACACACACCTTGGGAGTGGCACGAGCCGCTATTCCAGCTTGCAAACGATTTGGGAATGGATTGCTTTTCAACACCGTTCGACAAGACATCGGTTGACTTTCTGGAGACGCTAAATCCGCCAGCCTATAAAATCGCTTCCTTTGAACTGGTCGACCTACCCCTGATTGAGTACGTCGCTTCCAAAGGTCGCCCGGTCATCATGTCAACGGGAATGGGGTCACTCGCAGAGATCCACGACGCGGTCGAGATCGTCAAGAAGGCAGGCGTTCCTTTGGCTCTGCTGAAATGCACTAGCGCCTATCCCGCATTACCCGAATCGATGAATCTCCAAACGATTCCCCATCTAGCCGACGCCTTTGGGGTGCCCGCTGGCTTGTCGGATCATACACTTGGGATCGCAGTTCCTGTTGCAGCCGTGGCGTTGGGAGCGTGCATCATTGAAAAACATTTTACGCTTTCGCGTGAAGCCCCAGGCCCGGATAGTGCCTTCTCACTCGAACCACATGAATTCAAAGCAATGGTCGATGCTGTCCGTGTCACCGAGCAAGCTTTGGGAACGGTCAACTACGAATTGACCGAGAAAGAGCAAGCCAGCAAGGTCTTTCGGCGATCACTGTACGTGGTGAAGGATATTGCCAAGGGTGACATGTTCACGGAAAAGAACGTCCGGAGTATCCGCCCTGGATACGGTTTGCCTCCAAAGAGGCTATCGGAAGTCGTTGGCCGGACTGCGAGGCAAGACATCGCGGCAGGGACCGCTCTCCAGCTAGAGTTGCTGAGCTGA